The Candidatus Poribacteria bacterium genome window below encodes:
- a CDS encoding ribosome maturation factor RimP, with amino-acid sequence MLRNRIAQLIRPILESDGYELVDVEVKGSSRRRIVAVYIHKPGGVTFRDCAEVSYAIQPVLEVNGVLGGDYTLEVASPGLDRPLKSESDFRRVIGEKVTLQTISPVMGSKRISGRLISVEDGEISLKLKRGKKDEETVRVPIGQIVSGKVEIEF; translated from the coding sequence ATGCTTCGGAATAGAATAGCTCAGCTCATAAGGCCGATACTGGAATCGGACGGATATGAGCTCGTAGACGTAGAGGTGAAAGGAAGCTCAAGACGGAGGATCGTAGCCGTCTATATCCATAAACCCGGCGGCGTGACCTTCAGAGATTGCGCTGAGGTGAGCTATGCCATTCAGCCGGTTCTGGAGGTAAACGGAGTGCTCGGTGGGGATTACACGCTCGAAGTGGCCTCGCCCGGATTGGATAGGCCACTTAAATCGGAATCCGATTTCCGAAGGGTGATCGGCGAGAAGGTGACCCTGCAGACCATCTCTCCGGTGATGGGAAGCAAACGCATCTCGGGCAGGTTGATCTCCGTGGAGGACGGGGAGATATCCCTCAAGCTCAAAAGGGGCAAAAAAGATGAGGAGACGGTCAGGGTGCCGATAGGCCAGATCGTCTCCGGCAAGGTGGAGATAGAGTTTTAA